From one Paenibacillus sp. FSL K6-1330 genomic stretch:
- a CDS encoding head decoration protein, which yields MAEYTSPSFDELFAGGVQPERMTAIIIKSGAGVVTRGTVLGRVSQLPESDLYAGTPIVVPVDSTKTDGSQDPYCILADTVVDASTGDARAAAYLDGEFNRDALKFGGTDKVAQHEVAMRNIGLITKRVVK from the coding sequence ATGGCAGAGTATACAAGCCCATCGTTTGACGAGTTGTTTGCTGGTGGAGTGCAGCCTGAGAGGATGACGGCGATTATCATCAAGTCCGGGGCCGGGGTAGTAACGCGCGGTACTGTATTGGGTCGCGTGAGTCAGCTGCCTGAAAGTGACCTGTACGCGGGAACGCCGATCGTCGTTCCGGTTGATTCCACGAAAACAGACGGTTCCCAAGATCCGTACTGCATTCTGGCGGACACGGTTGTTGATGCTTCCACGGGCGACGCCCGCGCTGCGGCATACCTTGACGGTGAATTTAACCGTGATGCCCTCAAGTTTGGCGGCACGGATAAAGTGGCCCAGCATGAGGTTGCAATGCGTAACATCGGCCTGATCACTAAACGAGTAGTTAAATAA
- a CDS encoding phage terminase large subunit family protein, with the protein MNNSKKRTLLLLKDTLRLVAPPDPITVTQWADEHRVLSPEDSAEPGPWRTSRSPFQKKIMDAVTDPQVEAVVMMMGSQLGKTAVQLNVIGYYTGHDPSPIMMVQPDLGVGKDFSNDRLMPMYRDSPQLSKLFGKGKSRDSRNTIYYKSFKGGRINIAGSNAPASLASKPIRILLADEIDRFAKSAGTEGSPLDLAIKRTTTFHNRKMIFVSTPTIKGHSEIEKLYEDSTQERLHFMCPSCDELQTLQWAQIKYEYDEETSQCTEVYHVCKKCGAMHEEHEWKRDYANRTKWIAGKKHATTRGFHLSALAATINYTWKMAVKEWVTANKKGKQALKVFVNTVLAETWEEEGQKLEHEILLNRREMYQARVPDGVRYITAAVDTQDTRFEIDVVGWGKGYSSWRIQRHVIVGDLNQPQPWQELDEFLSRTWRDEYGRAFRPVRTLIDSGGHFTLKVYKFCKPRQARNIYALKGEEKGDGQETPLLNGISTNNVPKATVVRVGVSEGKSIVFASLSLEPGKPGSCRFPLPHPDNPDPFVYDEEYFQQLTAEQLVTRYKEGKPYTAWVQTRARNEALDLAVYNRAAIEMINPNFDLPLPEPGSVGTGANRPKRPKKKNVASSI; encoded by the coding sequence GTGAATAACTCAAAGAAAAGAACGCTGCTGCTTCTAAAGGATACGTTGCGACTTGTGGCTCCGCCCGATCCGATCACGGTAACGCAATGGGCTGATGAACACCGTGTTTTATCTCCAGAGGACTCCGCAGAACCAGGGCCGTGGAGAACGAGCCGTTCTCCCTTCCAAAAAAAGATTATGGATGCCGTCACAGACCCTCAAGTTGAAGCTGTAGTCATGATGATGGGGTCCCAACTTGGTAAAACAGCTGTTCAATTGAATGTCATCGGCTATTATACCGGGCATGACCCGTCACCAATTATGATGGTTCAGCCGGATTTAGGAGTCGGAAAGGATTTTTCTAATGACCGATTGATGCCGATGTACCGGGATTCTCCGCAGCTTTCCAAGCTGTTTGGAAAGGGGAAGAGCCGAGACAGCCGGAACACCATCTATTACAAAAGTTTTAAAGGCGGCAGGATTAACATTGCCGGCTCGAATGCGCCTGCTTCCTTGGCCTCCAAGCCGATCCGAATCCTATTGGCGGACGAAATCGACCGCTTCGCCAAGTCGGCTGGAACAGAGGGTTCACCTTTGGACTTGGCGATTAAGCGTACAACGACGTTTCATAATCGGAAAATGATTTTCGTATCTACGCCGACGATTAAAGGGCACTCCGAAATCGAAAAGCTCTACGAGGATAGTACACAGGAACGGCTGCACTTCATGTGCCCGAGTTGTGACGAGCTTCAAACACTGCAATGGGCTCAAATCAAATACGAGTACGACGAAGAGACAAGCCAGTGTACAGAGGTCTATCACGTTTGCAAAAAATGTGGTGCGATGCATGAGGAGCACGAGTGGAAGCGGGATTACGCGAACAGAACGAAGTGGATCGCGGGCAAAAAGCACGCCACAACGCGTGGTTTCCACCTGTCCGCTCTCGCCGCGACCATCAACTACACATGGAAAATGGCCGTTAAGGAGTGGGTTACGGCCAATAAAAAGGGCAAGCAGGCTTTGAAGGTATTCGTAAATACCGTACTGGCTGAGACGTGGGAGGAAGAGGGGCAGAAGCTTGAGCATGAAATACTTCTGAATCGCCGCGAAATGTATCAAGCCAGAGTACCTGATGGTGTCAGATATATCACTGCTGCAGTTGATACGCAGGACACTCGCTTCGAAATTGATGTAGTTGGATGGGGAAAAGGGTATTCGAGTTGGAGAATACAGCGTCACGTAATCGTTGGCGACCTCAACCAGCCGCAGCCATGGCAGGAGCTAGACGAATTCCTGTCGAGGACTTGGAGGGACGAATATGGCCGCGCGTTTCGCCCGGTCAGGACCCTGATTGACTCCGGCGGACACTTCACGCTGAAAGTGTACAAGTTTTGCAAGCCCCGACAGGCTCGGAACATCTACGCCCTCAAGGGGGAAGAGAAGGGAGATGGTCAGGAGACTCCTCTCCTTAACGGAATAAGCACGAACAACGTCCCAAAAGCGACTGTCGTTCGTGTCGGTGTTTCTGAGGGGAAGTCCATTGTGTTTGCTTCGCTTAGCCTGGAGCCGGGCAAGCCGGGTTCATGTCGCTTCCCACTGCCGCACCCGGATAATCCAGACCCATTCGTGTACGACGAAGAATATTTCCAGCAACTCACAGCGGAGCAGCTTGTTACTCGGTATAAAGAGGGTAAGCCATACACGGCTTGGGTACAGACAAGAGCCCGAAACGAGGCTCTTGACTTGGCAGTCTACAACCGGGCCGCTATTGAGATGATAAACCCCAACTTCGACCTGCCTTTACCTGAACCGGGAAGTGTGGGTACCGGGGCTAATCGCCCCAAAAGGCCGAAGAAAAAGAACGTTGCAAGCAGCATTTAG
- a CDS encoding tail protein X: MGQYRTKQGDTWDMIAYKVYGNEKLFPLLMTANHQHIAVVVFDAGTLLQIPDPPVETPDDLPPWKRVDGT; the protein is encoded by the coding sequence GTGGGCCAATATAGGACTAAGCAGGGTGATACATGGGATATGATTGCGTATAAGGTGTACGGTAATGAGAAGTTATTTCCGTTGCTCATGACGGCCAATCATCAGCATATCGCGGTGGTTGTCTTTGATGCTGGCACTCTTCTCCAGATTCCGGATCCTCCAGTGGAAACTCCGGACGACCTCCCTCCCTGGAAGAGAGTTGACGGCACATGA
- a CDS encoding DUF6148 family protein, whose protein sequence is MPRISYEEAKAKYKLWNDAEDAIATSKAYSIAGRSLTRADMDTVLMMKRKYGRIVDAYENGGKRRSRTSGFYPVDR, encoded by the coding sequence ATGCCGAGAATATCCTATGAAGAAGCCAAAGCCAAATACAAATTGTGGAACGATGCCGAGGATGCCATAGCAACAAGTAAGGCTTATAGCATTGCGGGTAGGTCTTTGACTCGTGCCGACATGGATACGGTCCTGATGATGAAAAGAAAATACGGTCGTATCGTCGATGCTTATGAGAACGGCGGAAAACGTCGCTCCAGAACGTCGGGATTTTACCCTGTTGACCGATGA
- a CDS encoding ATP-dependent DNA ligase → MFISPMLLETASGPFSHDNYIFEPKIDGHRLLFSQEDGRIRLYTRHETECTKQYPELLAPFDDDILLDGEVACTDPETGLVDFENVMTRFQAKKEQRIRQLMGISPVTYVVFDILRYKGQDLRKLPLMRRKEILNSITMPNPHFGVLPFVEGAGEALFEQMEARKLEGMVGKRKNSLYMSRRSKSWQKVINWTYAEVIITGYRKDEFGWLTAVPNESGVLRPAGIVEYATQTARKEFFAKSRTLVIGEDKNFVYVEPVIKVKVKIRNWYKSGMLRSPAFVEFVV, encoded by the coding sequence ATGTTTATAAGTCCGATGTTATTAGAAACAGCAAGTGGCCCATTCAGCCATGACAATTATATATTTGAACCAAAGATAGACGGGCACCGGCTGTTGTTCTCACAGGAGGACGGCCGCATCCGGTTATATACCCGGCACGAGACTGAGTGCACAAAACAATATCCTGAGCTGCTGGCACCATTTGATGACGACATTCTCCTGGATGGTGAGGTCGCTTGTACCGATCCGGAGACGGGGCTGGTTGACTTCGAAAACGTCATGACCCGTTTCCAGGCAAAGAAGGAGCAGCGTATCCGGCAGCTCATGGGTATATCGCCCGTTACCTATGTCGTGTTCGACATCCTGCGATACAAGGGGCAGGACCTTCGTAAATTGCCCCTGATGCGTCGGAAAGAGATCCTGAACAGTATTACCATGCCGAACCCGCATTTCGGCGTTTTGCCGTTTGTGGAGGGTGCAGGCGAGGCGTTGTTTGAACAGATGGAGGCCAGAAAGCTCGAAGGAATGGTCGGCAAACGAAAAAACAGTCTTTATATGAGCCGAAGATCGAAATCTTGGCAGAAGGTTATTAATTGGACATATGCCGAGGTGATAATTACCGGGTATCGAAAGGACGAGTTTGGATGGCTTACCGCAGTCCCAAATGAGTCAGGCGTGCTTCGTCCTGCTGGGATCGTTGAGTATGCGACACAGACAGCCAGGAAAGAGTTTTTTGCAAAGTCCCGTACCCTTGTGATTGGTGAGGATAAGAACTTCGTTTATGTTGAGCCAGTGATCAAAGTGAAGGTTAAGATCCGGAACTGGTACAAGTCGGGTATGCTGCGGTCGCCGGCGTTCGTTGAGTTTGTTGTTTGA
- a CDS encoding head maturation protease, ClpP-related, protein MPKRINFYGIVVSNDDAWLYEWFEMDHVSPRLINEQLNEANGEDVEMYINSGGGDVWAGSEIYTALREYPGNITAKVVGVAASAASVAMCGAKTVMMSPTAQIMVHRSATVAAGNKNALDQASQMLNSVDEGMLNAYEHKTGKERTELLALMDGETFFNAQEAIAHGFADEIMFAQTEKVAASLSTPLFSSEVMNKIKSKLIRENMLPGAAPAASIKTGPASKVGIENKEEPKIMDMNELKENHPDLYAQITNETQAAERERVAALTSLAEKSPGSTELVKAAIANGDTPGDLAIKIVEASQARITQEAKNRKLDAEESNVDKVEAIEAKTPESLKEEKKAGAVANMVAMAQNMKMNGGRK, encoded by the coding sequence ATGCCTAAACGGATTAATTTCTACGGAATAGTCGTGTCAAACGACGATGCTTGGTTGTATGAGTGGTTCGAAATGGATCATGTGAGTCCTCGCTTGATAAACGAGCAGCTGAACGAAGCCAATGGCGAGGATGTGGAAATGTATATTAATTCTGGCGGCGGCGATGTATGGGCAGGATCGGAGATTTACACGGCTTTGCGTGAATATCCCGGCAACATAACAGCCAAGGTTGTGGGCGTTGCTGCAAGTGCTGCATCCGTTGCGATGTGCGGAGCTAAAACGGTCATGATGTCACCGACAGCCCAGATAATGGTCCATCGCTCTGCGACAGTGGCTGCTGGGAATAAAAACGCGCTTGATCAGGCTTCACAAATGCTCAACAGCGTAGATGAAGGCATGCTCAACGCTTATGAACACAAGACGGGTAAGGAACGTACCGAACTGCTCGCCTTAATGGACGGAGAAACATTCTTCAACGCCCAGGAAGCCATCGCTCATGGATTCGCTGATGAAATCATGTTTGCTCAAACAGAGAAGGTGGCCGCTTCGCTATCTACCCCGTTATTCTCAAGCGAGGTTATGAACAAGATCAAGTCGAAACTGATCCGTGAAAACATGTTGCCAGGTGCTGCCCCTGCTGCATCAATCAAGACTGGCCCTGCTTCTAAGGTGGGAATAGAAAATAAGGAGGAACCAAAGATCATGGATATGAACGAATTGAAAGAAAATCACCCCGATCTGTACGCGCAGATCACTAACGAGACACAAGCCGCCGAACGCGAACGCGTCGCTGCACTTACAAGTCTTGCAGAAAAATCACCTGGATCTACTGAACTTGTCAAAGCTGCAATTGCCAATGGTGACACGCCTGGCGACCTAGCAATCAAAATTGTTGAAGCTTCACAAGCTCGCATAACTCAAGAAGCTAAAAACCGCAAATTGGATGCGGAGGAAAGCAATGTTGACAAAGTAGAGGCAATCGAAGCCAAGACACCTGAGTCACTTAAAGAAGAGAAAAAGGCCGGTGCAGTAGCCAATATGGTTGCTATGGCCCAAAACATGAAAATGAATGGAGGCCGTAAATAA
- a CDS encoding phage portal protein, producing the protein MNIIDKALNVFAPGIAAKREQARTEVVRQQAVRKVTNSFIGSVGSNGRGYGKHGASTTKSSMLFWQTPVGDADTDIHQNVPKLRERARDLHMGSDIVAAAHKGLRTNIVGTGLRLNPAFDASYLGLTKEQAEKLRSSIQREWALWADTTKCDAAGLNDFYELQGLAFISTLMSGDVFALMPKKERPWSVYDLKVNLIEADRCATPPNKVNIDRERIQSGVEVDADGMVVAYHFSNRHPGAGGYSLSGANEWVRVEKYGKRTGRVNVLHLFEAERPGQRRGIPIIAPIIESLKQLSQYTNAELAAAVITSMYTVFITTPADDEGGTPFDGVGMDDEDLDGVEDAPGATGDEIKLGQGAIMRTDPGEDVKFADPTRPNPNYEAFVRAMLKQMAAALELPYEILTKQFTSSYSASRGALLEAWKMYRMRRAWLSKTFCQPIYEEWFVEAVSKGRIDAPGIFDDPAIFAAYTKAEWHGPSQGLLDPTKEVQAAVMRMDNNLSTGTRETAEINGGSWEDNVQQRAYEQTRLKKLGLVQAASTPATPSESSNEGDEDNDDEEGGEQN; encoded by the coding sequence ATGAACATCATTGATAAGGCACTCAACGTATTCGCTCCTGGGATTGCTGCCAAGCGCGAGCAGGCCAGGACGGAAGTTGTGAGGCAACAAGCGGTGCGCAAGGTAACGAACAGCTTTATCGGGAGCGTTGGGAGCAACGGGCGAGGGTATGGCAAGCATGGAGCCAGCACAACCAAGTCGTCTATGCTGTTCTGGCAGACACCCGTCGGGGATGCTGATACAGACATTCACCAGAACGTTCCAAAGCTTCGAGAGAGGGCGCGGGACCTGCACATGGGTTCGGATATCGTCGCTGCAGCTCACAAGGGTCTACGGACCAACATTGTGGGTACCGGGTTACGACTGAACCCAGCATTTGATGCCAGCTACTTGGGGCTAACAAAGGAACAAGCGGAAAAGCTTCGCAGCTCTATTCAGAGAGAATGGGCTTTATGGGCAGATACAACCAAGTGTGACGCTGCCGGCCTTAACGATTTCTATGAGCTGCAAGGACTGGCTTTCATTTCAACGCTCATGAGTGGCGATGTATTCGCTCTGATGCCGAAAAAAGAACGCCCATGGTCAGTGTATGACCTTAAGGTGAATCTGATCGAGGCGGACAGGTGCGCAACCCCTCCGAATAAGGTTAACATCGATAGGGAACGCATCCAATCGGGTGTTGAGGTTGACGCAGATGGAATGGTTGTGGCTTATCACTTCAGCAACCGGCACCCAGGAGCAGGCGGGTACAGTCTGAGCGGGGCGAACGAATGGGTTCGCGTTGAAAAATACGGCAAACGTACTGGTAGGGTGAACGTGCTTCACTTGTTTGAGGCAGAAAGGCCCGGACAACGCCGAGGAATTCCCATCATCGCTCCAATCATTGAATCGCTGAAGCAGCTCAGCCAGTACACGAATGCCGAGCTTGCCGCTGCTGTAATTACGTCTATGTACACGGTCTTTATTACAACCCCGGCAGATGACGAGGGAGGTACCCCGTTTGACGGCGTAGGGATGGACGATGAAGACCTTGACGGAGTTGAAGATGCGCCTGGTGCTACCGGGGATGAGATAAAACTCGGCCAAGGCGCCATCATGCGGACGGATCCGGGGGAAGATGTTAAATTCGCCGATCCGACGAGGCCGAACCCAAACTATGAAGCTTTCGTCCGTGCCATGCTTAAACAGATGGCAGCAGCTCTAGAGCTTCCATACGAAATCTTGACCAAGCAGTTCACGAGTTCCTATTCGGCATCCCGTGGCGCCCTGCTAGAAGCTTGGAAAATGTATCGCATGCGCCGCGCATGGCTATCAAAAACGTTCTGTCAGCCCATCTATGAAGAATGGTTTGTGGAGGCAGTATCCAAAGGAAGAATTGACGCACCCGGCATCTTTGATGATCCGGCTATTTTTGCTGCCTACACAAAGGCCGAATGGCACGGACCTTCTCAGGGATTGCTTGACCCAACCAAAGAGGTACAAGCAGCCGTCATGCGGATGGACAATAATCTTTCCACCGGAACGCGTGAAACAGCTGAGATCAACGGTGGATCATGGGAGGACAATGTTCAGCAGCGTGCTTATGAGCAAACCCGCCTGAAAAAACTGGGACTTGTGCAAGCTGCTTCAACGCCTGCCACACCGTCTGAATCCTCAAATGAAGGCGATGAAGACAATGACGACGAGGAAGGGGGTGAACAAAACTAA
- a CDS encoding phage major tail tube protein: MGRNQIDEKLIDYTVFLNANTYLGVSGVQLPSLEMMSDTLKGAGIAGEIDSITPGHFGPMPITLNWRTSPTKEAIELMKPKAHLIDFRGAIQVFDKTTSEYKTVGKKITVKAMPKKLDLGKAEAATTMDGSTEMECIYLKIVEDGKKLIEIDKLNNIYVVDGFDYRAELRSILGL; the protein is encoded by the coding sequence ATGGGACGTAATCAGATTGATGAAAAGCTGATTGATTACACGGTGTTTTTAAATGCCAATACGTATCTAGGCGTATCGGGCGTGCAGCTGCCGTCACTTGAAATGATGTCGGATACCTTGAAGGGGGCCGGGATCGCCGGCGAGATCGACTCCATCACACCGGGACACTTCGGACCGATGCCGATCACGCTTAACTGGCGTACATCGCCGACTAAAGAAGCAATTGAGCTCATGAAGCCAAAAGCGCATTTGATTGACTTCCGTGGGGCTATTCAAGTCTTTGACAAGACGACATCAGAATACAAAACCGTCGGCAAGAAAATCACCGTTAAGGCAATGCCTAAAAAGCTGGATCTCGGCAAGGCGGAAGCGGCAACGACCATGGACGGAAGCACGGAAATGGAATGTATTTATCTGAAAATTGTTGAAGATGGGAAGAAGCTGATCGAGATCGATAAGCTGAATAACATTTACGTGGTTGATGGATTTGATTATCGCGCAGAGCTTCGCTCTATTCTTGGACTGTAG
- a CDS encoding phage tail assembly protein: MEEYKLSKPIEFDGKKIESLSLNLEGLSGTDIMLCEQEFRDRCRPGEIVELIEVNKLFLSILAARAAKVPFDVLGALSAKDFCRITVEVQAFLAP, translated from the coding sequence ATGGAAGAATACAAATTGTCAAAGCCGATTGAATTCGACGGCAAAAAAATTGAATCGCTGAGCCTTAACCTGGAAGGGTTGTCGGGCACAGATATTATGCTTTGCGAGCAGGAATTTAGAGATAGATGCAGACCGGGTGAGATTGTCGAGTTGATTGAAGTAAACAAGCTCTTCCTCTCGATATTGGCGGCTCGTGCAGCAAAGGTTCCGTTTGATGTTCTCGGAGCACTCAGTGCGAAAGATTTCTGTCGGATCACCGTCGAGGTACAAGCTTTTTTAGCGCCGTAG
- a CDS encoding phage tail protein, with protein MFKHGVYVNEKGQAPVSRNQESTIPVVFVTAPKGAINTPVMAKSFTQAAQEFGYSEDFSSFTVFEFIDAYFNLYGQSQAIIVNVLDPATAKKNNTTTVDLSQDTTVTDIQYPVLDSVKIKKGTADLVKGTDYTAELDDDGYLVISIPSGSSVTLPAAGLTLTYDAVDPSKIKNADLIGKVDAAMGKRTGFELLDSIIPMFGLVPGLVLAPKYSTDTAVAAAMTSKAQRINSMFKAFALTDLDTSTFKTKKAAIDAKKAGAPGQDICWPKVTYKNKQYHMSTHKAGLIVQMDAANNGIPSISPSNRSLIADGCVLADGTPVFIGMDEANELNGAGISTMLAFIGGPRAWGNRTAAYPDGATEMKDVFISAKRMMFWINNRIVIDTWEDVDSNITKRFVESVTDKHNLKLNGLVSMGALLGGRCTFNPADNPDAQLIDGKIKFAVAVGLAPVAETMEFTVEVDTSYLSTITAG; from the coding sequence ATGTTTAAGCACGGAGTATATGTTAACGAAAAGGGGCAGGCGCCTGTATCGAGAAATCAGGAGTCGACTATACCGGTGGTGTTCGTCACGGCTCCCAAAGGAGCAATTAATACCCCGGTGATGGCGAAGTCATTCACCCAAGCCGCTCAGGAGTTCGGGTATTCTGAGGACTTCAGCAGCTTTACGGTGTTTGAATTTATCGATGCTTATTTTAATCTATATGGTCAATCTCAGGCCATCATTGTCAATGTTCTGGACCCGGCGACAGCTAAGAAGAACAATACAACAACTGTTGATCTGTCCCAAGATACAACGGTGACCGACATCCAGTATCCGGTTCTGGATAGCGTGAAGATTAAGAAAGGGACCGCTGACCTGGTAAAAGGAACGGATTACACCGCTGAGTTGGACGATGACGGTTACCTGGTCATTTCCATTCCGTCTGGCAGCTCGGTGACCTTACCTGCTGCTGGCCTGACGCTAACCTATGACGCAGTTGATCCTTCCAAAATCAAAAATGCTGATTTAATCGGTAAGGTCGACGCGGCGATGGGTAAAAGAACGGGATTTGAACTGCTGGATTCCATTATCCCTATGTTCGGTCTGGTCCCTGGGCTGGTATTGGCGCCGAAGTACAGCACTGATACTGCGGTAGCTGCAGCGATGACATCAAAGGCACAAAGGATTAATTCGATGTTTAAAGCATTTGCCCTGACTGACCTTGATACTAGCACATTCAAGACAAAGAAGGCAGCGATCGATGCCAAGAAGGCAGGGGCTCCGGGACAAGACATCTGCTGGCCGAAGGTTACCTATAAGAATAAACAGTACCACATGAGCACTCACAAGGCAGGATTGATTGTGCAGATGGATGCAGCTAATAATGGTATCCCGTCTATTTCTCCGTCGAACCGGTCGTTGATTGCTGACGGCTGCGTGCTGGCAGATGGCACTCCAGTGTTTATCGGTATGGATGAAGCTAACGAACTTAATGGTGCCGGCATTTCGACCATGCTGGCATTTATCGGTGGGCCTCGGGCTTGGGGGAACCGAACTGCTGCCTATCCGGATGGAGCAACCGAAATGAAGGATGTATTTATTTCGGCCAAGCGCATGATGTTCTGGATTAACAACCGTATAGTCATTGATACATGGGAAGACGTAGATAGCAACATCACCAAACGATTTGTGGAGTCGGTTACGGATAAGCATAACCTCAAGTTGAATGGGCTTGTGTCTATGGGTGCGCTTCTCGGCGGCCGTTGTACTTTTAACCCGGCCGATAATCCGGATGCTCAACTCATTGACGGAAAGATTAAATTTGCTGTTGCTGTTGGTCTCGCTCCTGTTGCTGAAACAATGGAGTTTACGGTTGAAGTTGACACATCATACCTGTCCACGATCACGGCAGGGTAA
- a CDS encoding major capsid protein, translating into MASYHDILEIPTLVQVVEAFPKDSYYLTNTFASEGDTFTTDEIEIQTKKGHRPLAPYVNELLPGKVVLRTGFTSKTYRPALLKPMRVITRHDLKVKQAGETLLNPKTPEQRYQELIVKDLAELTDTIDRRKVQQLSEIMFTGKTEQIGEGVSQILDWGFTNIEVLSGTDFSDDSFDVVGYLTEKVQEVMDKSGRTVRRVLTTAQVGRRIVNHPTVLNLIKNGKENLDVGDLNQRILPEGVIYHGYLRQANLEIWSYTNSYTDEAGKEVSYIPAGTLALLPEGQPFEFLYGANLVADENGNFMFAEAKIYPQVLSEIEPPSRKLQLLSRPICVPGNVDGWYVSKVL; encoded by the coding sequence ATGGCATCTTATCACGATATTTTAGAAATTCCAACACTGGTACAGGTTGTTGAAGCATTTCCAAAGGATTCGTATTACTTGACGAATACATTCGCAAGTGAAGGCGATACTTTCACCACTGACGAAATCGAAATCCAAACCAAAAAGGGCCACCGCCCGCTGGCGCCTTACGTGAACGAATTGCTTCCAGGTAAGGTTGTTTTGCGCACCGGATTCACTTCCAAAACGTATCGACCTGCTCTGCTGAAACCAATGCGCGTTATCACTCGCCACGATCTGAAAGTAAAGCAGGCTGGCGAGACGCTGCTGAACCCTAAAACTCCGGAACAACGTTATCAGGAACTGATCGTCAAGGACCTGGCTGAGCTGACGGACACTATCGATCGTCGTAAAGTTCAACAACTCTCCGAAATCATGTTTACGGGTAAAACCGAGCAGATCGGTGAGGGTGTAAGTCAAATTCTTGACTGGGGTTTCACTAACATTGAAGTTTTGTCGGGTACTGACTTCTCAGATGATTCCTTTGATGTTGTTGGTTACCTCACCGAAAAGGTTCAGGAAGTCATGGACAAAAGTGGTCGCACTGTACGCCGCGTGCTGACAACAGCTCAGGTCGGGAGACGAATCGTCAATCACCCAACTGTGCTGAACCTGATCAAAAACGGTAAAGAGAATCTGGACGTGGGCGATCTGAATCAGCGCATCTTGCCTGAAGGCGTAATCTATCATGGTTACCTGCGACAAGCAAACTTAGAGATTTGGTCGTACACCAACTCCTACACCGATGAGGCTGGAAAAGAAGTGAGTTACATCCCAGCAGGAACTCTCGCTCTGTTGCCTGAAGGACAACCATTCGAATTCTTGTACGGAGCGAACTTAGTCGCTGACGAAAACGGTAATTTTATGTTTGCTGAAGCTAAAATCTACCCGCAAGTATTGAGTGAAATTGAGCCGCCGAGCCGTAAACTGCAATTGTTGTCTCGTCCAATCTGCGTTCCTGGTAACGTTGATGGCTGGTACGTCTCTAAAGTTCTTTAA